The Theobroma cacao cultivar B97-61/B2 chromosome 2, Criollo_cocoa_genome_V2, whole genome shotgun sequence genome includes the window TACTTCAATGCAACAATTTTTGGAAGGGATAAGATCTATAATACAGCCTGTTGATATTAGGGTGATAATTTAATGGCTAGATTAATGAATTATTCACTGCCAAGCTGCATAGGGTCAGAAAATAGATAATCATGGTATAAGAGCTATTCCTAATTCATTCGTAAAGATcctgaaaaattatttaaggtTACTATTGAACTCAAAGAAAAGATTGTTCAGTATTTTTTTGTGTTATTTTGACCTATATTTGTACATTTTTATGTTCTTGTTGTCTATTCAGTTTTTCATATCCTAGTGGTAAATTCACCTGGTTATTGGATTCTTGCTTTGGTGTTTTATTTTGGAGTATGTATTTTGTCCGTATTTTTTGCATCGATGTGCATGTGTTAATTTGCCAGTAACAAACAGAATTGTAATGctttttattgcatttaatTGCAGGGTGGCAAAGTATCAGGAAGCAAATCCTGGTGTATACACTATTATTACATTCCCTTTCCTTTTTGCTGTCATGTTTGGTGATTGGGGGCATGGAATATGCTTGTTGCTTgcaacattattttttattgtccGGGAAAAGAAACTTTCTAGTCAGGTAATTTCTTGTGATGATGTAATCAGGTTTCAACTTATACAGCTTATATGCTGGTATGAAAACAGTTTGAGGACATATTTATTCTTGCATTGggtatttttctcaatttgttttttatttgagtTATAAACTTATGCTATATTTATTTGTACCTTGAAGGATAATGATTTCTCGAAATATACATCCATTTGTcttatttatgttttgatttgtgTCAGAGTTCGCTATATATCTAGCTTCCTTTTCACTTGCTGTGTATATTGCTACTTCTTTGTAGGTCTCATCAGTTATTAAACTGCTGAAGGAATAAGATTCATTGATGTTTTAATTGGGATAACAAATTGTTCAGAATctcttaaatattttttttaatgaagtgGTTAATAGACGTGACATGGGATTATTTTACAAAGACTTTTGAACTTTTTCTCTGAAGAGCAAAGGTTGATAGGGTTCTCATTTATGTGTATTATGAACAATATCACATCATGGATTTTTTGGTAACATGACCTTGCCATGTCTGGGCTTTTGATTTGATGGGTTATTTTGCAAAGTATGAGTACCTGCTAGTTTTCCCTGTTTGTAAGCTTTATCTGTATTGGTCAGTTATCTCTATGGATGGAACCTGAGTAAATTATATTTCTTGGGAACTGCAGAAACTTGGAGATATCACTGAAATGACCTTTGGTGGTCGTTATGTTATTATGATGATGGCACTCTTCTCAATTTATACTGGTTTGATCTATAATGAGTTCTTCTCTGTGCCCTTTGAGTTATTTGGTCGCTCAGCTTATGCTTGTCGTGATCTCACTTGCCGGTATTTCACTTGGACTTTGTGATAATACCAAATATTGTATAAGCTTCCTATTATGGTATACTTCCGTTACAGCATTTTGACTGCCTTTTTGCAGGGATGCTTCTACTGTTGGTTTGATTAAGGTGCGTGAAACTTACCCATTTGGGGTGGATCCTGCATGGCATGGTACCCGTAGTGAGCTGCCATTCCTGAACTCTCTGAAGATGAAAATGTCAATACTTCTTGGGGTGGCTCAGATGAACCTTGGAATTATTTTGAGTTATTTCAATGCAACATTCTTTGGTAGTAGTCTGAACGTTTGGTAAGTTTGATATGCTGACCAAGATCTTAGCTTGCTCTGTTTTTAATGTGATTGCTAATTGAAAGGTGGCATTTGCTCATGCATATTGTCCAGGTTTCAATTTATTCCCCAGATGATATTTTTGAACAGCCTATTTGGCTATCTATCACTCCTTATTATTGTGAAATGGTGCACTGGCTCACAAGCTGATTTGTACCACGTAATGATTTACATGTTCCTGAGTCCTACTGATGAATTGGGTGAAAATCAGCTTTTTCCTGGCCAAAAAACAGTTCAGGTtgtttctctttcatttttcggttatttttaattttagtacctTTCATTGGAGGAATGTACATCCAACTTATTGTCTTGTGCATTTCTTTCCAGCTCGTGCTATTATTACTTGCCCTGGTTTCTGTGCCGTGGATGCTATTACCAAGGCCTTTTCTTCTAAAGAAACAACATGAAAATGTATGTTATTCTGCTCTCTCCGAATTTCTGGCTAAGCATGTTTTAAGCATTATTTTCATCCTCTTTCCGTCACTTATTATACATGCCGTTTGATTAGCAGCATCAAGGCCAATCATACACACCACTTGAAAGCACAGATGACACTCTCCATTCTGAGGCAAATAATGATTCCCATGGTCATGGTCACGAGGAATTTGAGTTTAGTGAAGTCTTTGTGCATCAACTCATACATACTATAGAGTTTGTGCTTGGTGCAGTTTCAAATACAGCCTCATACCTTCGATTATGGGCCCTCAGGTATGTCATTAGTAATTGAAATTTATGCTTACCAAATTTTACTTTTGGTTTGAGTTTCAGAAAGATCAAGTCTTTGATGAACATTGTTTTGTGCTTGCACAGCCCATGTGATTGTATAAACTTGTTGAAATAACCATGAggaaatagttttcttttctgcGTAGTGCTCACAGGCAGAGTTTTCTTTGACATACGTATCTGATCCTCATAGAGAAATGCTTTGTACCTTCTAGCATATGTTCCACAAGATAGGCTTTAGTCATTTACACATTTCTTCATATGTTCTTTGTGTTCTTTTATATGAATGTTATCTGATCTTAGCAAAGCCTAACTGCAATTTGCATCctgttcttttctttatgCAGTCTTGCTCATTCTGAGTTGTCAGTTGTGTTCTACGAGAAAGTTCTTCTCCTTGCTTGGGGGTACGTCTTGCACATTATCTATACTTTTATGTGCTCAACAAGCCGAGCAAAACAAATCTAGGCACTTTATATCTTATGATATTGCTCTTGTGACTCCTTAATTCTTAGTCTTTTTCATTCAGTGAGTTCTCTGAGTTTATAGATCTATACTTCATGGGCCTGTggatatgcatgatgatgttgtGCTTTTTGCTTGCTACAGGTTTAACAATATAATCATCCTCATCGTTGGCATCATCATCTTTATTTTTGCAACCGTTGGTGTGTTGCTAGTTATGGAAACCCTTAGTGCTTTCCTACATGCATTGCGACTTCACTGGGTTGAATTCCAGAACAAATTCTACGAGGGAGATGGTTACAAGttttatccattttcatttGCGTTACTCGGTGATGAAGATGATTGAAGCACTTgaatgaataaataatgtCGATGGGCGTTGAGCGTGGATAGGTATGAagttatgttgattttttcaTTTGAACATGATAAGAAGTCCATTCAGATGCACCCTGTAAGGGGAGTTGAGAAGGCTTTCTACAGCCTGAGCACACTGCCTCTTGACCTTCCAATTGGTGTTTGTTTGGTATTGGAAGGAATAAGTGGCCTACTGGTTGGGTTGGTATCTTTGTATGTTGGTAGTAGTCATGTAATaatacttaatttaatttatttttctatttatataaaataaaaagaaaaaaaaaatatttcaagagCTTACGGTTGTTTGGCTGCTTTGGTTGTCTTCGCAAGGCATTGATGCCTGGGTGACGATGATTGCAATCTTTCCTCAAGTATAATCTAAATATACGTGTTATCTTTGTTGCTGTTTCTACTTATAATCACCCTGTGGCTTGTTGAATAGAAGTGCAGTGTCGAAGTCAGTTTTTTGTGCAGTGTTTTAAGTCTGTGattcataaatttttgtaCAAACTGGTAGCACAGTTCTAATCAACCAACTTGTCAAGAAACGTTTGTAACTCATATCcatgattaaaattaaaggtAGATTAAAGGGAGGCGAACCGAGGATGGGGCATGAAGGTTGATAGATGCAACAAAAACATTCA containing:
- the LOC18607718 gene encoding V-type proton ATPase subunit a3 isoform X2; amino-acid sequence: MGDVRGGCCPPMDLFRSEPMQLVQLIIPIESAHLTVAYLGDLGILQFKDLNSEKSPFQRTYASQIKKCGEMARKLRFFKEQMVKAGFSPSTKSEARGDIDVDDLEVKLGELEAELIEMNANGEKLQRSYNELVEYKLVLQKAGEFFASAQHSAVAQQREMESRQMGEESIETPLLQDQETTIDLSKQVKLGFITGLVPREKSMAFERILFRATRGNVLLKQVPVEDPVTDPVSGEKMEKNVFVVFYSGERAKNKILKICEAFGANRYPFAEDLGKQALMITEVSGRITELKTTIDAGSYHRDNLLRTIGDQFEQWNLKVKKEKSIYHTLNMLSLDVTKKCLVAEGWSPVFATKQVQESLQRAAFDSNSQVGAIFQVLSTRESPPTYFRTNKFTSAFQEIVDAYGVAKYQEANPGVYTIITFPFLFAVMFGDWGHGICLLLATLFFIVREKKLSSQKLGDITEMTFGGRYVIMMMALFSIYTGLIYNEFFSVPFELFGRSAYACRDLTCRDASTVGLIKVRETYPFGVDPAWHGTRSELPFLNSLKMKMSILLGVAQMNLGIILSYFNATFFGSSLNVWFQFIPQMIFLNSLFGYLSLLIIVKWCTGSQADLYHVMIYMFLSPTDELGENQLFPGQKTVQLVLLLLALVSVPWMLLPRPFLLKKQHENHQGQSYTPLESTDDTLHSEANNDSHGHGHEEFEFSEVFVHQLIHTIEFVLGAVSNTASYLRLWALSLAHSELSVVFYEKVLLLAWGFNNIIILIVGIIIFIFATVGVLLVMETLSAFLHALRLHWVEFQNKFYEGDGYKFYPFSFALLGDEDD
- the LOC18607718 gene encoding V-type proton ATPase subunit a3 isoform X1; this translates as MGDVRGGCCPPMDLFRSEPMQLVQLIIPIESAHLTVAYLGDLGILQFKDLNSEKSPFQRTYASQIKKCGEMARKLRFFKEQMVKAGFSPSTKSEARGDIDVDDLEVKLGELEAELIEMNANGEKLQRSYNELVEYKLVLQKAGEFFASAQHSAVAQQREMESRQMGEESIETPLLQDQETTIDLSKQVKLGFITGLVPREKSMAFERILFRATRGNVLLKQVPVEDPVTDPVSGEKMEKNVFVVFYSGERAKNKILKICEAFGANRYPFAEDLGKQALMITEVSGRITELKTTIDAGSYHRDNLLRTIGDQFEQWNLKVKKEKSIYHTLNMLSLDVTKKCLVAEGWSPVFATKQVQESLQRAAFDSNSQVGAIFQVLSTRESPPTYFRTNKFTSAFQEIVDAYGVAKYQEANPGVYTIITFPFLFAVMFGDWGHGICLLLATLFFIVREKKLSSQKLGDITEMTFGGRYVIMMMALFSIYTGLIYNEFFSVPFELFGRSAYACRDLTCRDASTVGLIKVRETYPFGVDPAWHGTRSELPFLNSLKMKMSILLGVAQMNLGIILSYFNATFFGSSLNVWFQFIPQMIFLNSLFGYLSLLIIVKWCTGSQADLYHVMIYMFLSPTDELGENQLFPGQKTVQLVLLLLALVSVPWMLLPRPFLLKKQHENQHQGQSYTPLESTDDTLHSEANNDSHGHGHEEFEFSEVFVHQLIHTIEFVLGAVSNTASYLRLWALSLAHSELSVVFYEKVLLLAWGFNNIIILIVGIIIFIFATVGVLLVMETLSAFLHALRLHWVEFQNKFYEGDGYKFYPFSFALLGDEDD